A window of Deltaproteobacteria bacterium genomic DNA:
ATCGACCTCTCAAATTAGTTCAAGGTTTGCCAATCATAACTTTTTAGGCCCAAAAAAAAATGAAGCAGGATGGCCGCGCTGTGCCCTCTGCGGTGAATATCCCTTTTTAGGTTTTAGTCAATCTTACTCCAAGGCAAAAAATAATGATTAAATTTTAACAGGGCGGGAAATGTTGTCAAGCAGATATTTAGCACGATAACCGCTCTTGACACCGTTTGACTTTTTCAATAAGATGCTGTTCGTATTTCACCCTGCGCTAAGGAGCACCTTTTCATGGAAAACATTCTACAAGAAATGGAAGAAGCCTCTCAATTCATTGCCAGCAGGGTCAAAGCGAAGCCCGGAGTTGGCATTATCTTAGGAACGGGCCTCGGGGGCCTGGTGAAAAAAATCTCCCTAAGGCAATCACTGCTTTATGAAGAGATTCCTCACTTTCCCCGCAGTACAGTCGAGGGACATGCCGGTCGCTTAATCTTCGGCCGCTGCTCCAACAAGGAAGTATTGGTGATGCAAGGAAGGTTCCATTTCTACGAAGGCCACCCGCTATTGCGGGTAACCTTTCCCGTTCGGGTGATGAAAAAGCTCGGAGTGAAAATTCTTATCATATCCAATGCGGCCGGGGGCCTAAACCCGCTCTTTTCCGCCGGCGATGTCATGGTCATCTCTGACCACATCAATTTTACCGGGCAAAACCCGCTGATCGGTCCCAACCTCGATGCTTTGGGTCCGAGGTTCCCTGATATGACTGCCGTCTATGATCGAGAGCTGATCGGTTTATCCGAACAAGTCGCTCTTGAAAAAAAGATCAAGCTCCAGAAAGGGGTTTATGTAGGGGTGACGGGCCCGAGCATGGAAACCCCGGCAGAAACCCGTCTTTTACGGATGATGGGAGCCGATGCCGTTGGGATGTCTACCATCCCTGAGGTTATCATAGGGGCTCATTGCGGCTTGCGCATCCTGGGGTTTTCGGCCATTTCCAACGTCAATCTTCCAGATTGCATGCAACCAGCTCCCCTCGAAGCAATCCTGGCCAATGCTGCTGTGGCCGGGAAGAAAATGATCGGCATTGTGGAGGGAGTTCTGGAAAAGATTTAGAGGAGGTTTCCTTGGGCCAACAAGTAAGAAAGTCTGCGGATTTGATCTTGACCAATGGCACAGTACTCCCTCTGTCACCCGATTCCGAACCCATCATTGACGGAGCCTTGGCCGTTTCAAACGGACGGATAACCAGCCTGGGAGCGAAAGCCCATGTGGAAAGATATTTTGAGGCTCGCCAAACCATTGATGCCCGGGGCGGCCTGATCATGCCCGGTCTGGTGAATGCCCACAACCACGCGGCCATGACCTCTTACCGGGGAATGGCCGACGACCTTCCATTGATTGACTGGTTGACCCGTTACATATTTCCAGCGGAAAGTAAATCTGACGGCGAGCAGGTTTACTGGAGTACGCTTTTGGCCTGCAGCGAGATGATCCGCTCAGGGACTACGACGTTTTGCGACATGTATCTTTTTGAAGACCGGGTTGCCCAAGCGGCCAAAGAAGCAGGAATGAGGGCTTTGGTCGGAGAAGTACTTTATGATTTC
This region includes:
- a CDS encoding purine-nucleoside phosphorylase, with the protein product MENILQEMEEASQFIASRVKAKPGVGIILGTGLGGLVKKISLRQSLLYEEIPHFPRSTVEGHAGRLIFGRCSNKEVLVMQGRFHFYEGHPLLRVTFPVRVMKKLGVKILIISNAAGGLNPLFSAGDVMVISDHINFTGQNPLIGPNLDALGPRFPDMTAVYDRELIGLSEQVALEKKIKLQKGVYVGVTGPSMETPAETRLLRMMGADAVGMSTIPEVIIGAHCGLRILGFSAISNVNLPDCMQPAPLEAILANAAVAGKKMIGIVEGVLEKI
- a CDS encoding amidohydrolase family protein; this encodes MGQQVRKSADLILTNGTVLPLSPDSEPIIDGALAVSNGRITSLGAKAHVERYFEARQTIDARGGLIMPGLVNAHNHAAMTSYRGMADDLPLIDWLTRYIFPAESKSDGEQVYWSTLLACSEMIRSGTTTFCDMYLFEDRVAQAAKEAGMRALVGEVLYDFPSPNYGPLDKGLEYTEALISRWQGDPLISIAVEPHALYTCSPGLLGQCQDLADRYGVPMIIHLAETRSEVEEISKKYGKRPVNHMESLGLLSPSLIACHCVWLTEAEMDLLAR